The following are from one region of the Deltaproteobacteria bacterium HGW-Deltaproteobacteria-6 genome:
- a CDS encoding cyclic nucleotide-binding domain-containing protein, whose protein sequence is MKVELLKENLELIEKLKNVPVLHSFGKRDIGKLFNFSNVKKYFAGETIIEEGSYDNWIYFLISGHVRIIKNGEEIDTLRRTGDIFGEMCVIDGCPRSASIEAMDDVVCLATDVSFMDSLYSDDKVAFCSMFYQMVAEVLACRLRETSSELAKYKEELQKLKSVNSKGG, encoded by the coding sequence ATGAAAGTTGAATTGTTGAAAGAAAATTTAGAGCTGATAGAGAAATTGAAAAATGTTCCGGTGCTGCATTCTTTTGGCAAAAGGGACATTGGTAAGCTTTTCAACTTCAGCAATGTGAAAAAATACTTTGCGGGGGAAACCATCATTGAGGAAGGAAGTTATGACAACTGGATTTATTTTTTAATCAGCGGCCATGTCCGCATTATTAAAAATGGCGAAGAAATCGACACGCTGAGGCGCACGGGAGATATCTTCGGAGAAATGTGCGTGATTGACGGCTGTCCCCGTTCGGCTTCAATTGAGGCCATGGACGACGTCGTATGTCTGGCCACGGACGTATCCTTTATGGACAGCCTCTACAGTGATGACAAGGTGGCCTTTTGTTCGATGTTTTATCAAATGGTTGCTGAAGTGCTGGCCTGCCGCCTGCGGGAAACCAGTTCTGAACTGGCCAAATATAAAGAAGAACTCCAGAAGTTGAAAAGTGTCAACAGCAAGGGAGGTTAA
- a CDS encoding siroheme synthase, with amino-acid sequence MKNKQARYPCLNFALLHGSLPAKKGKSVFRHRERENLKYYPVFWDITGKKCVVIGGGDVAARKVARLLDCDAKVCVVSPVLVPELEVLKKDQRIEHIDDEYAGEYLYGASLVIGATDDEKVNAAISRDAKTKGIPVNIVDDPQKCDFILPSLVERGDLTIACSTGGNSPALARHLREELEETYGEEYATLLNILGQLRMKMEKNAGVGKTWFDQLMAAGLLDAIRQKQGDRVKQIIYDITGWEVAID; translated from the coding sequence ATAAAAAATAAACAGGCAAGATACCCTTGCTTGAATTTTGCCCTTCTTCATGGTAGCTTGCCCGCAAAGAAGGGAAAAAGTGTGTTTCGGCATCGGGAAAGGGAAAACTTGAAATATTATCCTGTCTTTTGGGACATCACCGGAAAAAAATGCGTCGTGATCGGCGGAGGGGATGTAGCGGCCAGAAAAGTTGCGAGACTTTTGGACTGTGACGCGAAAGTCTGCGTCGTGAGCCCTGTCCTTGTCCCCGAACTGGAGGTGTTGAAAAAAGATCAGCGTATCGAACACATAGATGACGAATATGCCGGAGAATATCTTTACGGGGCGTCTCTGGTCATCGGGGCGACGGATGATGAAAAAGTCAACGCCGCCATCTCCAGAGATGCGAAAACCAAGGGCATTCCGGTCAATATTGTGGATGATCCGCAAAAATGCGATTTTATTCTGCCGTCGCTTGTGGAACGGGGCGATCTGACGATTGCCTGCAGCACCGGCGGCAATTCACCGGCGCTGGCGCGCCATTTGCGCGAGGAACTGGAAGAAACCTATGGAGAGGAATACGCAACCCTGCTGAATATTTTAGGGCAGTTACGGATGAAGATGGAAAAGAATGCCGGTGTTGGCAAGACCTGGTTTGATCAGTTGATGGCGGCCGGTTTGCTGGACGCGATCCGGCAAAAACAGGGGGACAGGGTGAAACAAATCATTTATGACATTACCGGCTGGGAGGTGGCCATTGACTAG
- a CDS encoding Lrp/AsnC family transcriptional regulator: MDAIDKKILNILQTEFPLEERPFLVIASRCGISEEEALARIQQMKDKGIIRRIGAVFDGGKLGRVSTLCAARVPEDKIDAFVQIVNANKGVTHNYRRRHEYNIWFTVSAATAEELTAFLRGVREKTGVTDILDMRAVKTFKINASFDV, encoded by the coding sequence ATGGATGCAATCGATAAAAAAATTCTCAACATCCTGCAGACGGAATTTCCTCTTGAGGAGCGGCCTTTCCTGGTTATTGCCTCGCGGTGCGGAATCAGTGAAGAAGAAGCGCTTGCCCGTATTCAGCAGATGAAAGACAAGGGCATTATTCGCCGCATCGGGGCCGTGTTTGACGGCGGGAAACTTGGACGTGTCAGCACGCTTTGCGCCGCGCGTGTGCCGGAGGATAAAATCGACGCCTTCGTTCAGATCGTCAACGCCAATAAAGGCGTCACGCATAATTACCGCCGCCGTCACGAATACAATATCTGGTTTACCGTAAGCGCCGCGACGGCTGAAGAACTCACGGCTTTTCTCCGGGGCGTCAGGGAGAAAACCGGCGTAACGGATATTCTGGATATGCGGGCGGTGAAAACATTCAAGATTAACGCTTCCTTTGATGTCTAG
- a CDS encoding porphobilinogen synthase, with translation MQFPEYRPRRIRKNENFRRLVRETKLSVDDLVYPLFAVPGKSVKKPITSMPGQFQLSVDYIVKEARDACDLGIPAVLLFGIPSKKDEQGTGAFAKDGIVQQAVKRIKNEVPEMLVITDVCLCEYTSHGHCGILEKGLVQNDLTLEVLAETALSQVKAGADMVAPSAMMDGQIAAIREALDENTLEDIPIMAYSAKYASSFYGPFREAAESAPQFGDRKAYQMDPANGDEAIREISLDVSEGADIIMVKPALAYLDIICRAKQEFDLPLAAYNVSGEYSMIKAAAQLGWLDEEKAMLESLTAIKRAGADIIITYWAKQLAQIMKRT, from the coding sequence ATGCAATTTCCGGAATATCGTCCCCGACGAATAAGAAAAAATGAAAATTTCCGTCGCCTGGTCCGTGAGACGAAATTAAGCGTGGATGATCTGGTCTATCCGTTGTTCGCGGTTCCCGGCAAGAGCGTTAAAAAACCGATTACCTCCATGCCCGGCCAGTTTCAACTTTCGGTGGATTACATTGTTAAAGAAGCGCGCGACGCCTGTGATCTGGGGATACCGGCGGTGCTGCTTTTCGGCATTCCGTCAAAAAAGGACGAGCAGGGCACAGGCGCTTTTGCCAAAGACGGCATCGTGCAGCAGGCGGTGAAAAGAATCAAAAACGAAGTTCCCGAAATGCTCGTGATCACGGATGTCTGTCTGTGTGAATACACCAGTCACGGCCACTGCGGCATTCTGGAAAAAGGTCTGGTGCAAAACGACCTGACACTGGAAGTGCTGGCGGAGACAGCCCTGTCGCAGGTCAAGGCCGGCGCGGATATGGTCGCGCCCTCGGCCATGATGGACGGGCAGATTGCGGCCATCCGGGAAGCGCTGGACGAAAATACGCTGGAAGATATACCGATTATGGCCTATTCCGCGAAATACGCCTCCTCGTTTTATGGTCCTTTCCGGGAAGCGGCGGAAAGCGCACCACAATTCGGCGACCGTAAGGCCTATCAGATGGACCCGGCCAACGGCGATGAAGCCATCCGCGAAATCTCCCTGGATGTCTCCGAAGGCGCGGACATTATCATGGTAAAGCCCGCGCTGGCTTATCTGGACATTATCTGCCGCGCCAAACAGGAATTCGATCTGCCGCTGGCCGCGTATAATGTGAGCGGCGAATATTCCATGATCAAAGCCGCTGCCCAGCTGGGCTGGCTGGATGAAGAAAAAGCCATGCTGGAATCATTGACGGCAATCAAGCGGGCGGGTGCGGATATCATCATTACGTATTGGGCGAAACAGCTGGCGCAAATCATGAAGAGAACGTGA
- a CDS encoding hydroxymethylbilane synthase has translation MNIKIGTRGSKLALAQTGSVVESLKKIAPDIHAEISVIKTSGDIMQDVSLLQIGGQGAFVKEIEEALLAGGIDLAVHSMKDVPGETPEGLTFAAILKREDVRDILVSRDRIKMEFMPKGARIGTGSLRRGAQIKAILPDVEIVPLRGNIDTRLKKVETENLTAVVLAAAGMKRLGYAQTITQFLPVELMLPAVGQGALGLQIRRTDSELFEVLSKLNHVPTATEVTAERSYLRALGGGCRLPIAAYGAIEGGRLTLEGLVAAPNGGTVIRDKVWGALDEAEELGRKLADMIMEKGGKKLLDLVC, from the coding sequence ATGAATATAAAAATTGGGACAAGAGGCAGCAAGCTGGCGCTGGCGCAGACCGGCTCGGTCGTGGAAAGTTTAAAAAAGATCGCGCCGGATATCCATGCCGAAATTTCCGTGATCAAAACCAGCGGCGACATCATGCAGGATGTTTCGCTTTTGCAGATCGGCGGCCAGGGCGCGTTTGTCAAGGAAATTGAAGAAGCGCTCCTTGCGGGCGGCATTGATCTGGCCGTCCACAGCATGAAAGACGTGCCGGGGGAAACGCCGGAAGGTCTGACCTTTGCGGCCATTCTGAAGCGTGAAGACGTGCGGGATATCCTGGTATCGCGCGACCGGATCAAGATGGAATTTATGCCCAAAGGGGCGAGAATCGGCACCGGGTCGCTGAGGCGGGGCGCACAGATCAAAGCCATCCTGCCGGACGTCGAGATCGTTCCGTTGCGCGGGAATATCGACACGCGTCTGAAAAAAGTAGAGACGGAAAATCTTACCGCCGTCGTTCTGGCGGCGGCCGGCATGAAAAGACTGGGATATGCGCAAACCATCACGCAATTTTTGCCGGTGGAACTGATGCTGCCGGCGGTGGGGCAGGGCGCGCTGGGTTTGCAGATTCGCAGGACGGATTCTGAATTGTTTGAGGTTTTGTCCAAGCTCAACCACGTACCTACGGCAACGGAAGTAACGGCGGAGCGCTCCTATCTGCGGGCGCTGGGCGGCGGCTGCCGTCTGCCGATTGCGGCCTACGGCGCAATCGAAGGCGGCCGTCTGACGCTGGAAGGCCTGGTTGCCGCGCCCAACGGTGGAACCGTGATCCGGGATAAAGTCTGGGGAGCGCTTGACGAGGCGGAAGAGCTGGGCAGGAAGCTTGCCGACATGATTATGGAAAAGGGCGGCAAAAAATTGCTGGATCTGGTGTGTTGA
- the cobA gene encoding uroporphyrinogen-III C-methyltransferase: MAEKIKTGKVYIIGAGPGDAGLITVKAVSCLRLADVVIYDNLVNEELLKYAPSSARFIYAGKKGGDHTLSQDKINELLAKEALDGNTVARLKGGDPFIFGRGGEEAEVLVAQGVPFELIPGVTSAIAVPAYAGIPLTHRGLTSTVAFITGHEDPTKEQSDIDWQALTGIGTLVFLMGVKNLSQITEALMAHGKSPETPAALIRRGTTPHQEIITGTLSTMVELAQARHFKPPAILVVGPVVDLRETLGWFDKKPLFGLGVVITRPERQADDLARLLMAEGASAIAFPTISIVPPADWSELDRALETLADYHWLIFTSANGVHFFFDRLREKGGDVRDLKGIKICCIGPATASQIEARGIRVDLVPDEFIAEGILKSFAALDLSGKKILIPRAQKARDILPEGLKKQGSFVDVVTAYRTVNSGAKKEDLTALIEAGEVDVITFTSSSTVTNFIEIMGGDYVLPPQIKTACIGPVTAAAAKKAGFRIDITQEDYTMNGLVQSLIRYFKDRALPGEENQ; encoded by the coding sequence ATGGCTGAAAAAATAAAAACTGGAAAAGTTTATATCATTGGCGCGGGGCCGGGGGACGCGGGGTTGATTACCGTCAAAGCCGTCTCGTGCCTTCGTCTGGCCGATGTCGTGATCTATGATAATCTCGTTAATGAAGAACTGCTCAAATACGCGCCGTCCTCCGCCCGTTTCATTTACGCGGGTAAAAAAGGCGGCGACCACACGTTGTCGCAGGACAAAATTAACGAACTGTTGGCTAAAGAAGCGCTGGACGGCAACACCGTCGCCCGTCTCAAGGGCGGCGATCCTTTTATTTTCGGACGCGGCGGTGAAGAGGCCGAAGTGCTGGTGGCTCAGGGCGTCCCGTTTGAATTGATTCCCGGCGTGACGTCGGCTATTGCGGTTCCGGCTTACGCGGGCATACCGCTTACGCATCGCGGTCTCACCTCCACGGTGGCTTTTATCACCGGCCATGAAGATCCGACCAAGGAACAAAGTGATATCGACTGGCAGGCGCTGACGGGGATCGGCACGCTGGTTTTTCTGATGGGCGTGAAAAATCTGTCACAGATTACGGAAGCGCTGATGGCGCACGGCAAATCTCCGGAAACGCCTGCGGCGTTGATTCGCCGCGGCACCACGCCGCACCAGGAAATCATTACCGGTACGCTGTCCACGATGGTTGAGTTGGCACAGGCCAGACATTTTAAGCCGCCGGCTATTCTGGTGGTAGGTCCGGTTGTGGACTTGAGAGAAACGCTTGGTTGGTTCGATAAAAAGCCGCTGTTCGGCCTGGGTGTGGTTATCACGCGTCCCGAACGGCAGGCCGATGATCTGGCGAGGCTGCTTATGGCTGAAGGCGCTTCGGCTATTGCTTTTCCGACCATCAGCATCGTGCCGCCTGCCGACTGGAGCGAACTGGACCGGGCACTGGAAACACTGGCGGACTATCACTGGCTAATTTTCACCAGCGCCAACGGCGTGCATTTCTTTTTCGACCGCCTGCGGGAAAAGGGCGGGGACGTGCGCGATCTTAAGGGAATAAAAATCTGCTGCATCGGTCCCGCCACGGCCTCGCAGATTGAAGCCAGAGGCATCCGGGTGGACCTGGTGCCTGATGAATTTATCGCCGAAGGGATTCTGAAATCCTTTGCGGCGCTGGATTTGTCGGGAAAGAAAATTCTGATTCCACGCGCCCAAAAGGCCCGCGACATTCTGCCCGAGGGTCTGAAAAAGCAGGGATCTTTTGTTGATGTCGTCACCGCCTACCGGACGGTTAATTCGGGCGCGAAAAAAGAAGATCTGACGGCATTGATCGAGGCGGGTGAAGTGGACGTGATCACCTTTACCAGTTCATCCACCGTGACCAATTTTATTGAAATCATGGGCGGCGATTATGTGTTGCCGCCTCAGATCAAAACAGCCTGTATCGGGCCGGTGACGGCGGCCGCCGCGAAAAAAGCCGGCTTCCGGATTGACATTACACAGGAAGACTATACGATGAACGGTCTGGTGCAGTCGCTCATCCGATACTTTAAAGACCGGGCTCTTCCGGGAGAGGAAAATCAATGA
- the ahbC gene encoding 12,18-didecarboxysiroheme deacetylase: MIGISKLYCGAVEPSDVLRYNRHSGQLPSHLLQFSSDKKPVVVWNMTRRCNLKCIHCYSASADIDYPDELTTEEGKKLIDDLAAFGSPVILFSGGEPLLRPDLLELAQYATDKGMRAVISTNGTLITKEIAARLKKIGLSYVGVSLDGLQKTHDRFRGSKGAFEKAIEGIRNCRDAGIKVGLRFTVNKHNVADVPDMFDLLRKEKIERMCFYHLVYTGRGSKLREEDLTHEETRKLLDLIAAKTREMFQDGLAPEILTVDNHADGPYLYLKMKEEDPKRAGEVLELLEMNEGNSSGVGIGCVSWDGEVYPDQFWRNQPLGNVRQKPFSKIWTNENNELLMKLKDKKKHVHGRCAACSWLSVCGGNFRARAESAGDVWGPDPACYLTDEEITQREE; the protein is encoded by the coding sequence ATGATCGGTATTTCCAAGTTATACTGCGGGGCGGTGGAGCCTTCCGATGTGCTCCGGTACAACCGGCATTCCGGACAGCTGCCTTCGCATCTGCTCCAATTTTCATCGGATAAAAAACCGGTGGTCGTCTGGAATATGACGCGCCGCTGCAATCTCAAGTGCATTCACTGTTATTCGGCCTCCGCCGATATCGACTATCCCGATGAACTGACGACCGAAGAAGGCAAGAAGCTGATTGACGATCTGGCGGCATTCGGCTCGCCGGTGATCTTGTTTTCCGGCGGCGAGCCGCTTTTGCGCCCCGATCTGCTGGAACTGGCGCAGTATGCGACGGACAAGGGTATGCGTGCGGTCATTTCCACCAACGGCACCCTCATCACGAAGGAGATTGCGGCCCGGCTCAAAAAGATCGGTCTGTCCTATGTGGGGGTGAGCCTGGACGGCCTTCAAAAAACGCATGACCGGTTCCGCGGCAGCAAAGGAGCGTTTGAAAAGGCGATAGAAGGCATCCGCAACTGCCGCGATGCGGGCATCAAGGTGGGTTTGCGCTTCACGGTTAACAAGCATAACGTGGCCGATGTTCCCGATATGTTCGATTTGCTGAGAAAGGAAAAAATCGAACGGATGTGTTTTTACCATCTGGTGTACACCGGACGGGGCTCCAAACTGCGCGAAGAGGACCTGACGCATGAGGAAACGCGCAAGCTTCTGGATTTAATTGCCGCGAAGACCCGGGAAATGTTTCAAGACGGTTTGGCGCCGGAAATTCTGACCGTGGACAATCATGCCGATGGCCCGTATCTCTATTTGAAAATGAAGGAAGAAGACCCAAAGCGCGCAGGGGAAGTGCTGGAACTTCTCGAAATGAACGAGGGCAACTCCTCCGGTGTCGGCATCGGTTGCGTGAGCTGGGACGGCGAAGTCTATCCCGACCAGTTCTGGCGCAATCAGCCACTGGGGAATGTAAGGCAGAAGCCATTCAGTAAAATCTGGACAAATGAAAATAATGAGCTCCTGATGAAATTGAAAGACAAGAAAAAGCATGTTCACGGCCGCTGTGCCGCGTGCTCGTGGCTTTCCGTGTGCGGCGGCAACTTCCGGGCGCGGGCGGAATCGGCAGGTGATGTCTGGGGGCCGGATCCCGCCTGTTACCTTACAGATGAAGAAATCACGCAAAGGGAGGAGTGA
- a CDS encoding glutamyl-tRNA reductase, producing the protein MIVLVGLNHKTAPLAVRERLFAGCREEMNLLAGLQAIDGVREILHLATCNRVELVASVDDALQSMDALRSFLAKYGGLTNDEAACLYGYQGEEAIKHLFRVTSSLDSLVMGEAQILGQVKEAYRQALAQNATGIALNRLMHRAFRTAKRVRTETGIAANPVSVSFAAVELAKKIFGTLAGKKTLVIGAGEMAELTCTHLIGNGAEGITVANRSLAQAAILAEKYHGRALSLTALDEALCDADIVISSTGAPTYIVTQEMVRHCLRKRKNRLLFLIDIAVPRDIDPAADGIENVYLYNIDNLQDIVDENIKGRRREALKAEQIVSEEVTHYLNWLKELEAVPTIVSLRTKAEGIVRMEMSKAENWMSKLENGDREKVDALVNGIVNKLLHAPVAVMKEESAEFNSQDIVAAARQLFRLDD; encoded by the coding sequence ATGATTGTATTAGTCGGATTAAACCATAAAACAGCGCCGCTTGCGGTGCGCGAAAGACTTTTTGCCGGATGCCGGGAAGAGATGAATCTTCTGGCCGGTCTGCAGGCGATTGACGGCGTGCGGGAGATTCTGCATCTTGCCACCTGCAACCGCGTAGAGCTGGTTGCTTCCGTTGACGATGCGCTGCAGTCGATGGATGCGCTCAGATCTTTTCTGGCGAAATATGGCGGGCTGACGAATGACGAAGCCGCCTGTCTTTACGGTTATCAGGGTGAAGAAGCGATTAAGCATTTGTTCCGGGTCACGTCCAGCCTCGATTCACTGGTAATGGGCGAGGCGCAGATTCTGGGGCAGGTGAAAGAAGCCTACCGTCAGGCGCTGGCGCAAAACGCCACCGGCATCGCGCTCAATCGTTTGATGCACCGGGCCTTCCGCACGGCTAAGCGCGTGCGGACGGAAACAGGCATTGCCGCCAATCCGGTGTCGGTGAGCTTTGCGGCGGTGGAACTGGCCAAGAAAATATTCGGAACGCTGGCGGGTAAAAAAACGCTGGTTATCGGCGCAGGCGAGATGGCCGAACTGACCTGCACGCACCTGATCGGCAACGGCGCAGAGGGCATTACCGTCGCCAACCGGTCACTTGCCCAGGCCGCAATACTTGCCGAAAAATATCACGGCAGGGCTCTCAGTCTTACCGCCCTTGACGAAGCGCTTTGCGATGCCGATATTGTAATCAGCTCCACCGGCGCGCCGACGTATATCGTGACACAAGAGATGGTTCGTCACTGTCTGCGCAAACGTAAAAACCGTCTGCTGTTTTTGATCGATATCGCCGTCCCGCGCGACATCGATCCCGCGGCTGACGGCATTGAGAATGTCTATCTATACAACATCGATAATTTGCAGGACATTGTCGATGAAAATATTAAAGGCCGCCGTCGCGAGGCGCTTAAGGCGGAGCAAATTGTTTCCGAAGAAGTGACGCATTATTTAAACTGGCTCAAGGAACTGGAAGCCGTGCCGACCATTGTGTCGCTCAGGACAAAGGCCGAAGGCATTGTGCGCATGGAAATGTCCAAAGCTGAAAACTGGATGTCGAAGCTCGAAAACGGTGATCGTGAAAAAGTGGATGCGCTGGTGAATGGCATTGTTAATAAATTACTGCATGCGCCGGTGGCAGTCATGAAGGAAGAAAGCGCCGAATTTAATTCGCAGGATATTGTGGCGGCGGCCCGGCAGCTTTTCCGGCTGGATGATTAA
- the ahbD gene encoding heme b synthase codes for MIAWEVTRSCNLNCKHCRAASHLGPYPGELSTEKCLRLIDDIAATSQPVIILTGGEPLLRPDIFEIAAYGTGKGLRMVMATNGTLVDEVVARKMMESGIQRVSISIDGKDAKSHDDFRNEPGAFDGALRGIEAMKSAGLEFQINTTITTANLHQIRDIHNLALKIGAAAHHIFLLVPTGRGKDLALQAITAADYEETLMWFHQESMTCEIQLKATCAPHYFRIMHQNRPKGEKPVRKAGGHFHESTRGCLGGISFCFISHVGQVQPCGYLELDCGNVQKQSFGEIWENAEVFCNLRDYGKYGGKCGRCEFIKVCGGCRARAYEATGDYLSEEPLCLYEPGR; via the coding sequence ATGATCGCGTGGGAAGTGACGCGCAGCTGCAACCTGAACTGCAAGCACTGCCGCGCCGCGTCGCACCTCGGGCCGTATCCGGGGGAGCTCTCTACTGAAAAGTGTTTGCGCCTTATTGACGATATTGCGGCCACGTCGCAGCCGGTGATCATCCTTACCGGTGGTGAGCCGCTGTTGCGCCCCGATATTTTTGAGATTGCCGCTTACGGAACCGGCAAGGGGCTGCGCATGGTCATGGCGACCAACGGCACGCTGGTCGATGAAGTTGTCGCGCGAAAAATGATGGAAAGCGGCATCCAGCGCGTCAGCATCAGCATTGACGGCAAGGACGCCAAAAGCCACGATGATTTTCGCAATGAGCCCGGCGCGTTTGACGGCGCGCTGCGCGGCATCGAGGCGATGAAATCCGCCGGTCTGGAATTTCAAATCAACACAACGATCACCACCGCCAATCTGCATCAGATCAGAGACATTCACAATCTGGCGCTGAAAATCGGCGCAGCCGCGCATCATATCTTTCTGCTTGTGCCGACGGGGCGGGGGAAAGATCTGGCCTTGCAGGCCATCACGGCTGCCGATTACGAAGAAACGTTGATGTGGTTTCATCAGGAGAGCATGACGTGTGAAATTCAGCTCAAAGCCACCTGCGCGCCGCATTATTTCCGCATTATGCACCAAAACAGGCCGAAAGGGGAAAAGCCGGTGAGAAAAGCAGGCGGGCATTTTCACGAATCGACGCGCGGCTGCCTGGGCGGCATTTCGTTCTGCTTTATTTCCCATGTGGGGCAGGTGCAGCCCTGCGGCTATCTGGAACTCGATTGCGGGAACGTGCAGAAGCAGAGCTTTGGCGAAATATGGGAAAACGCCGAGGTGTTCTGCAATCTGCGTGATTACGGCAAATACGGCGGCAAATGCGGCCGTTGCGAGTTTATCAAGGTCTGCGGCGGTTGCCGGGCAAGGGCGTATGAGGCGACCGGGGATTATCTATCTGAGGAACCGCTCTGCTTATATGAGCCAGGCCGTTGA